The Ascochyta rabiei chromosome 18, complete sequence DNA segment AGAGCTTTTGTTTGAAGGTCTTGGTCTGGGTGGGAACTCTGTATTCTTCACTCGCGGAGGTTTGTACCGCCGCCAGTTGCTGCTGTTTGAGCCTGCATTGGATGAGCGAGAGGTTCACTTAAACTTGAGCCACCTCTCGGGGCATGCCCAGAGGCCATTCAAGTATCACGCTCCTCGCATCAATTGATCTCGACACGCTGTTCGAAACGGGCCAGACCATTCGGTGTGCAAGGCTGCCAGCCGACCTTGCAGTGGTCGAGCAGAGCAATCAGCGACAGGTAGCAAGAAACGGACTTTGCGAACGTCTGCCGATGATGATTAGGATCTCTCCTGACGCTGTACGCGCACCGCTGTCGTGTCTTGGAGATGAATACCCCAGACTCGTCTCCGCACACCGGCTCGTCCCCGCTCGCGTGGCGTTCTTCCGTGAAAGTCAAAGCTCAGCAAGATCCATAAAGGATTGCCAGACCGCCGGCGCAACCCACAGGTCCATCAAAAATCAGAACTAGGAGAGCCTTCACAGCAATCGTCGTTGGGAGCAAAGACGTTGCTTGTTGCACGTTAGGATTGTGGAGACGAGGGGCTGTGAACAATCAAGCTGGAGTCTGTGGGTATCTCCGGCGATTTTGTCACTTTGCTGAACAGCCTCACGAGGTACGGTTATGATTATCGGCCTCAGCTTATCTCTAGAAACTGAAAAACATACCATCTGCGTGTTTCAATGCGATGGAAAGCTTAGGTTATCATGGTCTGATGTAATCATTAAAGTCTATGCTATGCTGTATGTTGTATCTACATATGTACAAGCTGTCATCGTTCTATCATTATCGTAATCTCAAAACCTTCTCTCGATACAACATGCACTTAGTTGTAGGTGAAGACGGGAGCAGTGAGGTTGGCGTACTGGCCGGAGCCGAAGGGGTTGGAGGGGGTGACCTTCTGGCCGTTGATGTCTGAGACGCCGAACCAAGCCAGCTCCTTGCCGTTAACAACGGTCATGACAGCGAAAGCGGGGGCAGGCTGCGCAGTGTATCCCCAAGAGACGGTGTAAGGAGAGCCAGATGTGCAGGGCTGGTTGGACCAGGACTCGGTGGCAGCGTCCTTACCGGGCATGCGGATGACGGTGCAGCGCTCGGTCTTGCCGTCGGCCTCGATGACGAAGTTGTAGTCGCAACCAGAGTTGTCTTCACCGCAGTAGCGGCTCAGATTGTTAACAGCCCATGTCTTGTCAGACTTTACTGGGTTGGAACCACTGGAAACTGGGACAGCGGAGGGTGTGGGGCAAGAGCCCGGGTGAGCCGGGTTGCAGCCTCCGGGGATCGATGTTGCAACAGGTGTAGCAACAGCCGTCGAGAAGTAGGATGAAGGGCAAGAGCCAGGATGAGCCGGGTTGCAGCCTCCGGGGATCGATGTTGCAACAGGTGTAGCAACAGCCGTCGAGAAGTAGGATGAAGGGCAAGAGCCAGGATGAGCCGGGTTGCAGCCACCAGGAATGCTAGTAGCAACAGGGGTCGCCTGTGTGGAAGTAGGCTCGGGGTCGCATGATGTAGCTGATGGTGTAGCGACTGTGGACGAACGGACAATGGTCGCAGTGGCAGACGCGCAATACTCACGGCCACGAGCGTTGTCCTCGCCGAGGCAAGACTGGAGATCACAAGCACATGCGACCTGGGGAACTCCTGAGGCGACGCAAGACTTGTATGTGTCCTGGCACGGGTCCTGGCGGCGGTTGAGCGGTCCGGCGGAGATGACGGAGGTAAGAGCAAGGGCAACGGCGAGAGTCTTAGTGTACATCTTCAAGGTCTTTCTTGCTGATGATGAGGTGATGAAATGGGACTAGATATCAGAAGAAAGTGTCGTGGGATGGAGGAGTGATGTTTGTGGTTGGTGAGTTTGGATGTGAATAAGAGAGAGGGATTCTTCAATCCTTATATGTAAATTCAGATCGCTTCTCCCGGTAGCCCGGAGACCTTCACCATGGTACTCATGCGAGGAAAATCAGTGCACATGACGTCGGTTCTCGTGTTTTGGTTGCACTGACCTAAAGCGCGAGGCTGGTGAGGGTCCTGCCTCTGCGCTAGATCGCTAGTACCCGTCGCCCATGCAACGTCAGTATCTAAATTTGTCTTTGACCACTCACATTGCCACCCGGAGCCTCGGCCGACTCGACACCTGCGGCACTACCTATCATGCGAGCGAGGAATGTCCGCCGTATCCGCTGCGCTGTCAAGGTACTTTTGTGCCCTGTAGCAAGACCTGGGGTGCAGATCAAGTCCCATGGAGCGGTGGCAATCCCAGTCGGGCATCGCAGGATGGACTCAATAGAGCGCTAGCCCATGTCAGATCCGACAGCCCGACGACAGAGTCGTATGGGCCAAAACTCAAGACGACCTCGTATCTGGCGTGTTGCTATCTGAATGAGGTCTGAAGTCATAGACTCGGCGAGTTGCCAACTCCCCGAAAGCATCTTCAACGTCACTCGCCTCGTATAAGACTTGCCAGAGAATGAGATGCTATCCCTGAACGAAGCTAATCAGCGCGAGCAGCGCGCAAGGTTTCTAGGAACGAGCTCAATCGCCAAGCAGAGTCCAACGCAGCTGGTTCCGATCACAAAGGGCGACTGTTTGTGATCTGTGGCTGGGATGAGCGCGCATTGACTCGTGAGTTTTCCACATCAGAAGAGATGGTCGATGCTCAGGTGTAAGTGTGGGGACCTGTGGATCGTCCGTTGACCATCGCGTTTATGACACGCCACCTGATCATCTTGCATGGTACCTGCGGATGGCATCTCAGCGTCTCTCAGGCAAGTGGTCGTCGCATTAGCAACACACGTGAGGTCCTCCAGACTTTTCATCCTCTCCCAGACTGCTGTCACACAAGTCAAGATTGATTGTCTGCTGGAGCCATTGAAGTGGCTGGGAGCGATACGAGATGGAACGTGCGTGATGGAGGTGGACTTGGAGAGAATGTTCTGGTGGAAAAAACGAACGTCGTCGAAGTACCCTTGCAGAGTGCTGAGCGGATATCGAATGGCTGGCAAGGACAAACGTTTACATTTGGTATCGAACGATAATAGGAACACACAACAGCCGCCGTAGCCACTCGTCCCGCCTCTCCGTCTCAGGCACTTTATTACACAGCGAACAGAGCGAGTCCACCGAGCAGACCAGCCATAGCAGGCGAGAGCCTAAACTTCTCTGCAGCGCCCGTAAACGGTTGAACACTGCTTCTCGGCAAGCCGCCACTTCCACTGGCTGACGCGGTGCCTTGAGCAGTCCCGCTCGCTCTGCCATCGACCATGAAGAAGTTGCCCGCGATAGGCGGACTGACTTTGTTCTTGACCATGAAAGCATTAATATCAAAGTTGATCCGATCTGAAACACTGGTGAAGTCTGACGCCTGCACTTTCAAGTCTGCGGGCTGTTGGAACAAAAGCTCAACGTAGCGATGCGGAATGGTGTCCGTTGGAGGCGGGCCTGGCGGTATGTACGCTGCTGGCCCTTGCTCGGTTGACGCAAGCAAGGTAGCGGACCCGCCAACCTTCTGCTGTGTGGCTTTGAACCCTGTGTTCATGGCGTGAAGCAGAACGCGGCGCTTTGCGCTGCCTCCCTCCGGCGGGACGTCAAGGTCGAGCATAACGAACATGTAGGTCGCGCTCATGTTCGATATTGTGTTCGCTACCGCAATCTTCGGCTGGGTTGCTGTTTCTGCGCAATGTCAGGAGACGTTTTGTCACAACCAACCCGAGGCTAGCTCACCAGCTTTTGAAAGAACCTGACCTGGCGTCATGACCATGGTTGTGTTGAAGAAAACATCCAGCTTGCTACTTGCTATTGGTGTGAAGCCTGAGGGTGTGACACTTTGCGCCTGCACCAGACCTGCCAGGGCGGCGATGAGCAACGACGAAGCAAAATGCATGATGGATTCGGTGGAGAAACGACTAGAGAGAATGGGTGATGAATGAATATGATGATGTTACTAACAGTCGAATAACCGCAGACCCGAAGGCCTGACTATATCAGTCGAGCGTCGAGTACGCGTCTCAAAGCCTGGCTGTGTCAAAGATGGTACTCGCCGTCAAAACCGAGCTGGAGTGCATATCCCGTTGCGCCCCTGTGCGGCGACCATGAAACGGGAATCGCGTGAGGCCTCCACCGAGATCCTTGGCGAGACAATATTCTGTAAGGCAACGCAGTGAATAACGGTGTAGTCTGAGGCACACTGCAGTCTGCACTGCCGCAATGTTTGAGCCTCGAGGTTGCGCGATGGCAAACTTACTGGTAGACCAAGGTGGTTATTGCTTCCTGCTCTAACATATATGTCACCACAACGCGAATTCGCGACACTAGAACGGAGAAAAGATAACCAGCTGGAGCTTTTTCGCAGCCGCTGTAAGGCATCGTAACGCAGCGCGGCTCGGCTTGCCAATGCGTTCGTCCAAGCCGTTATTCAGAGTGGAGGCCGAAACAAGTACACGTCTGAGACACCCCGCGCAACAGCGGCGACAGCCTCAAATGCGAAACCTGTCACTGACGCTGGACATGCACGTAATCGATGAGAGATGGCGAAAGTACGAGTTTGGATGGATTTCAAGCTCTTGACATTTCCCCACTCGTACAGCCAAGTATCTGTCAGCGACGTTAACTGGAGTGTGCACAACAATGTGTCGTGACCGTCCCTCTCGAGCTGCCAGAATTCACGCTTTGACTGAGAGGTTATTGACTGGGCAAATTGCCGTGAGACTTCTGTACTGCGAGGATCGTTGTGTGAGTTACTGCCGCAGCACAGCGGACAGAGAGTATGGAAACAGGACAATCTTCCAGCGACAACAGAGTCGCATAACTCTGATAGGAAGTTCCAGAAGGTGATGTCTGATGTGCGGGTTCGTCTGCGCTCAGCAAGTAAGCGCGCACGTGCTTTCGTGCGTTAGCGCGGTGGCAATGTCTTCGCGTAATAGACCGGATGAGCATCTATCAACAGTGGCCCGAGGGTGCTCTTCCAGCTTTTGGACGCACCAGTTCCTCATACATGCTGTTTCCATCCTTCTTTCGAATGACGGACCCCGCGTCCAAGGCTGGGACTTTGAAAAACGCAACGAGCGCGTTGAGTGCCGAGAAGGCGCGCTGGCCACTCGCATTCAAGATACAACCGCAAGCACCGCAAGGATCATCTGCATTTGGCGTCCCTTGGACGAATCGCAAGCCCACCAAGACATGGTGGAGCCACGTTCTCTATCGAGGACCAAACAACGAGCGGGTCAAGATTCTTTACAGCAAAACCAAGGCAGACTCGGAAGTACTGGCTCGACAATTTCTCGGAGAAGAAGTGGTTGGCTTCGATATGGAATGGCCTTGGGACGACTGGAAGAGAGCGAACAAGCTGCAGAACAAGATTGGGTTGATTCAAGTTGCGACCGAAGACAAAGTCGCTCTCTTTCACATCGGTCTGCACACCGGCGAAACCACCGACGACATCCTCGCTCCATCGTTGCGCAAGCTCATTGAGAGCGCGAGCATTGGGAAGATCGGTGTCGGCATCCTGAATGCAGACTTTGCCCGATTGAGCAAGTACTTCAAGGTGCATCCAAAAGCCGCAATCGAGCTCAGTCATCTACACCGTCTCGTCACGTTTGGAGGACGCAAGCCAGAGCTTGTGTCGACGAAGATGACGAGCCTTGCCAATCAAGTCGAACAGCATCTCGGACACCCGCTCTATAAGGGCAATGTCAGGACCTCGGACTGGAGCCAACCATTGTCACGGGAGCAGATCAAATATGCCGCCGGAGATGCGTACGCGGGGATCATGCTGTACCATTGCCTAAACTACAAGCGACTACAGATGAAGCCTACGCCGCCTCTGCCCATCCACGCGGAGAAGTACCTGGGCTTGAAGGTTGGTGGGATTGGCTCGCTGCATCTGGAGCCCGTGGAAGAAGGCGGCAAGATGATGAGCTCGGCATTCTTTTTTGGTGTTGCCACTGCGCCAGAAGACGTGTCAAAATCGAGGGAGGCTGCGAAGAGCTCAGGAAGTGGAGGGAAAGTGCCTGCAGCCCGCAGCGAGGTGATCAAGACTAGAACACCTTCTCTAGATCCTACTTCACAGGCTCTTTACGAAGAGTTGTGCCTCCGGCGCACAGCGTTTGCTGTGGAGAGCCAGGTGTCGGAATACCGCGTTGCAACGAATCTAGTCCTCACGCAGCTTGCACAAGAGCGTCCGCTGAACAGCGAGGCGCTGTTGAAGATCAAGGGTATCGGGGCCGTGCAAGAGAAGCGCTATGGCCGCGGCTGGATCGCGGTCATCTCCTCGTTCATGGACAAAGAGGGAATTCGTAAGTCTGAACGTGCCGCCGACGTATCCACCGAGACAGTCTCGAAAGAGGCGGTCGGCGTAGCGCTTCCTTGTACACGTAGTCGCCACTCGAGACAGCGAGCGCGCGAGACAGCCGACTCGTCGCCTGCTTTCGGTACACCTCCACGAGCACGCACACGGCAGTTGCACACGGGGCTGTCCCTCGCGCTGGCAGAAACAGGGATATCAGCGAGTGCTTCGACGACCGAGGCATCAGACGACAGCCTGCCATGCTTGGATTTCGGCGACCATCCATGGCGGAGAAGCCCAGGCGCGAAGCGAAAACGGAGGGAAAGCCCAAGCCAAGCAGACACGCCCCCCCACCAGCGGCACGAACAAGGCGTCGCTCCAAGCGCCTCGCTGAGAACGAAGACGACCGCAGCCAGCTCATGGAAACCCGACTCTCCACCGCAGCGACCCCTCACGCCGCGCTCCATGGTCTTCCGCAACAAGCTCATCGCGCTCAGCCGGCAGGTGGCGCGCAGACAGCAGCTCGATGCCTCGACGCTCGTGTCGGGCAAGACGCTGGAGCTGCTCGCTCGGCGGCCGCCGCAGACGCACGAGGAGCTTCGACGGGTGCCGGGTGTTGAGGGGTTTTTCCGTGCGTGTGTGGAGACGAATGTGGATTTGCTGGAGAGGATGGGGAGGTTTTGGCCGGGGCGTGTTGGGTAGGGGTGGTGTGCTGGGGTGGTGATTTGTGGTTGCGTGCACAGATACAAATATGGGTTTGCTGGAGTGGTGATTCGTGGTCAAGTTATTAGAGGATGGGAAGGTTTCGGCCTGGGCGTGTTGGGTAGGGGTGATGTGCTGGAGTGTCAGAGGCAGGGAAGGCTGGTACTCAGAAGCATCTGACTATACACCAACAAGGAGAGAGGGGGATAGGATTCTGATATCATGATTCTCAACGTCCTGACATGTTCCTAAGCGAGTCGCTGTAGGTATGCAGGTGGGATAGTATGTCTTCGGACGGCGTCGTGATTGGCCGAGGGGAAGAAGGAAAGGGTGCGAGGTGGTTTGTACCCGTGCAGCCCACGAGTGCAGCGCGCTACTGTTGAGCGAGAATAGACCGACTGGGTTTGCGGGGGGCGCACATGGCGTTCCCCCGTAGCGAGGGCTAGTGGCAGCCACTGGTCTGGGCAGCGTGCCGGCGAAAGACAAGGTGCAGAGGCGGGCTGCGGACTTGCGAGTGAgtgcgagggcgagggcttGGCTGCATGCAGCTGCGCAACGTGGGCGACGATGCTTGGGCGCTGCAGAGGGAGGTCTGGGGGCCTGAGCAGGTACGATAACGATGCTAACGATGCTGGCTCACGGtaacggcaacggcaacggcaacagcaacagcaacagcaacagcaacagcaacagcaacagcaacagcaacagcaacagcaacagcaacagcaacagcaacagcaacagcaacagcaacagcaacagcaacagcaacagcaacagcaacagcaacagcaacagcaacagcaacagcaacagcaacagcaacagcaacagcaacagcaacagcaacagcaacagcaacggcGCTGGATGCCGAGGGCCTGTGCGTAGCGTGTCAGTGGTGGGCGGGATCGTCACGACATGTGATGCGGAATTCTGACATGTGAGAAGGGTGCCGCTCGTTCGCTGCAAGGGCCCATTTGCTCTCCCTCGCTCCCTGCCATTTCACCAGAGCACGCAGCCTGGAAATCTCGCATCTCGCATCTCGCATCTCGCATCTCGAATCGCGAACCGCCATCCCCGAGCCTGACGCCGCTGCCTTGACGACGCGCGCAATGCCCTCGAGTGCGTAGAAGCTCGCCGACCCCCCTTTCTGACGTCGACCGCCTGACCTCGTTGCTTCGCCCACTCCACCGCCGGCTCCGAGAGAGCGAGAGAGCGAGAGAGCGAGAGAGCAAGAAAGCAAGAAAGCAAGAAGCGCTGCCGTTTCGCGCGAGCCCCGACCTCGACCCACGGCAGCAAGCGACGGTAGCCCATCGCGAGGAGCGCTTTGGGGGATACGAAGCACTGCGCAAACACCGTGGGCGCTATCGCCGGTAGACCGTCTGACACGCGCCGGGACGGTGGGGCAGCGGCTTCGACGTCGACCCTCGCAACGCAGCCatgcagcaacagcagcagcagcagcaacagcagcaacagcaacgcCCCGCACCGCCCGCGTACGTCCAGCACGAGCCCGAGTCCTTCCAGCTGCCCTCACCGCCCACACATGCGCCCACCCGCGGCGCCAACGCCAGGCTGCCGGGCCTCAAGGCGCTGGACCTGCCCGAGGCCACCGCCGCCCGTCACTCCCCGCGCAGCTCCATGGAGCGGAGCCCGCGATCCCAGGCCGACGGTCCTGCCCTGCACAGCGCGGCCCTGCCCAAGCTGCCCGACGCCCACCCCGTCGACCTGGGCAGCCCCATGGACACGGCGAGCGTCCTGAGCGCCCACGACGAGCCCGCCCCCCGCCGCGACACGAGCGTCAGCATGGACGACCCTGACGTGCGCCTGGCCGCCGAGGCCCTGAGCGGACTGGGCAATCCAGGTGCGTCCCGCGTAGCCAGGCGCAATCCGGCCTCGCCCTGTTGCCCGCCGTACTGACCGTCGACCCAGACTTTCTTCGATCGCCCACCGCATCCTCCGCCCCGGTGTCCGCCCCCATGTCCGCCCCCATGTCCGCCCCCATGTCCGCCCCATGTCCGCCCCCATGTCCGCCCCCATGTCCGCCTCCATGGCCGCCCGCGAGCCCACGGCCGAGCCCCAGCAGCCCATGCTCTCCCTCCTGACCTCCAACCACCCCTGGCTCGGCGGCACCATCAGCGGCTCCCTGGCCGCCTACAACCTGACCAAGGACTACTCGCCGCGCTTCGTCAAGTACGGCGCCGAGCTCGTCGAGCGCAACGTCGGCTCGCCCATGGTCAACACCGTCTCCTCGGTCGGACGCCGCACAGGCATGGAGAAGAACCTGCGCCGCTACCTGGGCGAGCACCACCGCCGTCCGAGTGACCTCGAGCACGGCGACGCCGACGCAGACGCCCCGCGCAAGCGCCACCGAGCTGCCAGCCCTGCCGCCCATGCCATGGACCTCGACTTGCGCACGTGCTCTCGCGCACGCCGCGGCTCGCACTCGTCCTACGCCGAATCCCTGCCTGCCTACGACGACCACCGCTCCCCCAGCTACGAGGAGAACGCTACCATGACCGACGCCGAGCCCACGCCCACCGCCAAGGAGCCAGAGAGGCGCCAGGCGCACGCAGCCCACCACCCCCGCGTGCCCTGGTCGACCCAGCTCATCATGACCACTTCGGGTCTCGGCGTCGCTCTCTCCGCTGCCTCCCTGCGCTCCTTGAGGCAGTGTCTGCACCTCCTGCGCGCCGCCACATCACACATCGACAGCGTCATGCGCGCGCTCAAACTCGTCCTCGACGAGTACGAGGCCGCCCTGCGCCAACGGCGCTCCACCGATGCCGACCACACCCACGACCTCCACTCCCGCACAGGCGAAGACGAGGACGCCCAGGTGCGGAGGATCGCAGAGAAGATCAAGTCCCTCTCCAGCGACATCTGGCAAACCCTCCAGGGCGTCGTGCACTCCGTCTCGCGCCACACCGGCGGCGCGCTGCCGCAAAACGCCTCTCAGGTCGTGCGAACCCAGCTGCTCTCCGTGCCGCAGCGCTGGCAGCTGGCAGGCCGACGCACCGCCGCCGCACCCACCGACGAAGAggcgggcgagggcgaggccGTCCGAGGCGCCAACCGCATGCTGGCCTTTGCCATGGAGGGGCTGGACATGATGGGCCAAATCACCACCGTCGTCGACGGCACCGTCCAGTCCGCCGAGAGCTGGCTGGCCCGCATCGGCCGCGCGCCCCCACCCTCCCGCAACGGCGAGAGCAGTGCCGAGAAGAGGCAGATCGGGCACGCCCCCTACCCTGCCGACGAGAAGCGGTAGCCACGGCGAGAGAGGAAGCAGGACGACGACAAGAACGAGGGAGCAGGACGACTCTTAGAACGAGGAAGCAGGATGACGACAAGAACGAGGACAGTAGATCGAGGACAGTAGATCGAGGACACAAAGGACGAGGACAGTAAGGACGAAGACAGTAGATCGAGGACAAAGGACGGGGACAGTAAGGACGAAGACAGTAGATCGAGGACACAAAGGACGAGGACAGTCAGGACGAAGACAGTAGATCGAGGACACAAAGGACAAGGAGAGTAAGGACACGACACTAAGAACGAGGACAGTAGACCGACGACAGTCAGAACGACGACAGTCAGAATGACGACAGTAGAACGAGGACAGTAAGGACGACGACAGTAACGACGGAGACAGTCAGAACAGAGTCGAACGACAAGCACTCCAGACAAGAAAGGAGCTCGTTCAGAGGGAAAAAGACATTCTATCGGAAAACGCGTAATCACGCACAGACAGGCAGACAggcagacagacagacagacagacagatagGCATACCCAGGACCAACATCATTCTTTTTCCCCTTTTGATTCTCTCTTTTGTCCTTCTCACATACGTCCTTCTCACATACGTCCTTCTCACATACTTGCAAAAAACAGTGCTTTTTCCAGACCAGCATGCGCGGTACTATAGTAGTCTTGCTATTCTATTCTATTCTATTCTATTCTATTCTATTCTATTCTATTCTATTCTATTCTATCCTATCCTATCCTATCCACTATATCATGTTCTATTGTACTCCATCACACTCTATTCTAATACGCTATTACGCCCGTGCACAGAGTGACTGCCAAGGTGATCACTTAGGATACTTGGATGCGCGGCGGTACTAGCTAGTATAAGAGGGGAGGGAGGATAGTGGttaacaacaccaacaccagcaccaacaccaacacctaGGACTGTTTTACCAAGTACTGCTATTCTTTTATGACGGTGCTGTTtaacttcttctctcttgtACTGGCGGGAAGTAGGCTTGCACTAAAGTGCTGTATTGTGCTGTATTGTGCTGTATTGTGCTACTTTCTCTCTCTAGAGTCTTTCTAGAGTGGAATTTTGTTTTTTGTAATTGTTGGCTTGAGATGAAGAGATGAAGAGATGAAGAGATGAAGAGATCAAGAGATCAAAAGAAAGAAGACAAAGGTCAAGTTCCCAGACATCCATCCACCCACCGACTCACAAAacaaacacacacacacacacccCACGTACAAGTCAGAAGGGGACGTGTACCTCTCTTCTTCCCTCTCTCATCTACTCCGCACCGCATTGCACGCTATGCTGATCATGTGCTATCGCGCCGTGATGAACGCTTACATCCTCCCATCCCACCCCCTTACCTCTCCACACCTAACGTAATACGCTAGCCCTGTCTGCGTGTATACGGCGCAAACACGTCGACAGCTCAACAACGACAGGCTGTGATTCCCGTCTGAGAGAGAATGGATTGGATTTTGGTTTGGGACGACGGGTTGGAGAGTGCGAGGCGTACAGACCGCGGAGATGAAGTGGAGTCAGCACATGCATAGCTGTCGACGGGAGGGGGGGGGACGCGAGTTTGGATGTTGAGTGAAAGAAACGGGAATCATCTGCTTCGTTCATTACACACTATGAATAGAAATTATACCATCCACCGCATCGGCTATCTATACTCGGACTCGGACTCGGACTCGGACTCGGACTCGGACTCGGACTCGGACTGCTGCGTGTTGCAAGCGCCAGTTGAAAAGGAAGGGGTGTCGGGAAAGTGGGACTGCAGTGTAGCGCGTGCTATGCGCGCAAGAACCCCTGCTCGTCGTAGTAGCTCCCCGGCGTGGTCGTTGGACTTGCCATGTGCGCTCGCGCGCCTACGTTGGGCGTGCCGTCGCCGAGGGCGCTGCGCTTGCGCTCGCTCTTGTACTCGAAGCTGGTGCGCGACTTGGTGCTATTTCCTGGGTTGCCTAGGACAGGGGATTCCGCCGGGGACGGGTCTTTGGCGACTTCGAATTGTCGCTTCTTGCCTGGCTTGGGCATGGTGGGTGTCGGCTTTGGCTTCGATGGGAACTGGGTTTGTTGCAAGGGCGGCGTGCTGCTCGCCCAGAATGCATCGCTCTCGTCCCAGATGCTGCTCGTGCTCTGGTCTGCGCCCGCGACGGCATCGTCGACATACACGCCCCTGGCGCCCCCTAGTGCCTGCGCAGCGCGCGGCGTTGTGTCGAGATCCAGCACTGCGTGCTCGTACGCATCGTACGTGTCGTCTGCCTCAGCGTCCCAGTCTTCCAGCACGCTGCCGACCAGCCGGCGCACTTCTTCGTCGTCCAACTCAACGCCCTCGGCTTCGTACTCGCTCAGCTCGTCCAGCCAGCTCTCGTCGCCCGGCAGCTGCACGCTCGAGTCCCGGCCCAGACGCAGGTAGCGGCGCTCGCCGCGCCCAGCTTTGTCTTTGCGGGCGTCTGATGCATCCGAGTTCATGCGGCGCAGTTGCTGGATCGAAGAGCGGAGCGGTGTTGGAGGCAGACCGGATGCAAGTCTCGGCATGTCGGCAAAGTTGAGGGAGATAGTGGGTAGTGAGGCGTGTGCTGGGCGCGGAGAGCATGGT contains these protein-coding regions:
- a CDS encoding Exodeoxyribonuclease I — encoded protein: MSIYQQWPEGALPAFGRTSSSYMLFPSFFRMTDPASKAGTLKNATSALSAEKARWPLAFKIQPQAPQGSSAFGVPWTNRKPTKTWWSHVLYRGPNNERVKILYSKTKADSEVLARQFLGEEVVGFDMEWPWDDWKRANKLQNKIGLIQVATEDKVALFHIGLHTGETTDDILAPSLRKLIESASIGKIGVGILNADFARLSKYFKVHPKAAIELSHLHRLVTFGGRKPELVSTKMTSLANQVEQHLGHPLYKGNVRTSDWSQPLSREQIKYAAGDAYAGIMLYHCLNYKRLQMKPTPPLPIHAEKYLGLKVGGIGSLHLEPVEEGGKMMSSAFFFGVATAPEDVSKSREAAKSSGSGGKVPAARSEVIKTRTPSLDPTSQALYEELCLRRTAFAVESQVSEYRVATNLVLTQLAQERPLNSEALLKIKGIGAVQEKRYGRGWIAVISSFMDKEGIRKSERAADVSTETVSKEAVGVALPCTRSRHSRQRARETADSSPAFGTPPRARTRQLHTGLSLALAETGISASASTTEASDDSLPCLDFGDHPWRRSPGAKRKRRESPSQADTPPHQRHEQGVAPSASLRTKTTAASSWKPDSPPQRPLTPRSMVFRNKLIALSRQVARRQQLDASTLVSGKTLELLARRPPQTHEELRRVPGVEGFFRACVETNVDLLERMGRFWPGRVG
- a CDS encoding transcriptional regulator opi1, yielding MQQQQQQQQQQQQQRPAPPAYVQHEPESFQLPSPPTHAPTRGANARLPGLKALDLPEATAARHSPRSSMERSPRSQADGPALHSAALPKLPDAHPVDLGSPMDTASVLSAHDEPAPRRDTSVSMDDPDVRLAAEALSGLGNPGALSSIAHRILRPGVRPHVRPHVRPHVRPMSAPMSAPMSASMAAREPTAEPQQPMLSLLTSNHPWLGGTISGSLAAYNLTKDYSPRFVKYGAELVERNVGSPMVNTVSSVGRRTGMEKNLRRYLGEHHRRPSDLEHGDADADAPRKRHRAASPAAHAMDLDLRTCSRARRGSHSSYAESLPAYDDHRSPSYEENATMTDAEPTPTAKEPERRQAHAAHHPRVPWSTQLIMTTSGLGVALSAASLRSLRQCLHLLRAATSHIDSVMRALKLVLDEYEAALRQRRSTDADHTHDLHSRTGEDEDAQVRRIAEKIKSLSSDIWQTLQGVVHSVSRHTGGALPQNASQVVRTQLLSVPQRWQLAGRRTAAAPTDEEAGEGEAVRGANRMLAFAMEGLDMMGQITTVVDGTVQSAESWLARIGRAPPPSRNGESSAEKRQIGHAPYPADEKR